TCAATTTTATTTAATAAAAGAATAATAGGGATTTCACTATGAATAATTCTTTTAAAGAAAGCTTCATTTTTTAACTCAATCTCCCCTACTTCAACCATATAAATAAGAATATCAGCATCTTCAAAAGCAGATTTTACAAAATCCATCATAGAAGATTGCAATTCATAGGCAGGTTTTATAATTCCTGGTGTATCAGAAAATACCACTTGATAGTTATCTTCATTAACAATTCCAAGAATTCGATGTCTTGTTGTTTGTGCTTTTGGAGTTATTATGGAGAGTTTTTCACCCACCAAAGCATTCATTAATGTAGATTTACCTACGTTAGGATTTCCTATAATATTTACAAAACCGGCTTTATGTATCATATTACAAAGATAATTCCTTTTTACTTTTGATTATATTTTAGAGTATTAAAAAATAATTAAAATAAAGCTTGGAAATTCGTTTCATTGTTTTGTATCTTTGCAGTCCAATAATTTAAGCGAAATTATGAATCGCAAAGTTAATAGCTAAATTTAAATAATTGGAACACAAATCGCGGGATAGAGCAGTAGGTAGCTCGTCGGGCTCATAACCCGAAGGTCACTGGTTCGAGTCCAGTTCCCGCTACTAATAACCTAACTCTTAGTTGAGTTAGGTTTTTTTTGTGCGCTAAATTCAGCTATACTGGATCAACGGATCAAGGGATGGATCAACACCAAAAGTTGGGATCAACACCAAAAGTTGTGGGATTTTAAAATTACGCATAAATATTAGTTAGTCTAAAAAGGAAGAATTCTATATTTCTAACGCCTCTAAACTGGGCTCTAAAAGCTTTAATTTTAGCATTAAAAGATTCAGCTGAAGCGTTTGTACTTCTGTTATCAAAGTAGTTTAGAATATTTTTATAGTGAATTGACATTGTTCTAGCAATACTATTAAAACTTTTAAACTGTGCTTGTCTTACTTTCTCATCCCATTTAGCAAGTCTAGTTAAAGCTGAAGTTTTGTCCTTTTTTTGACTGTAAATCCACGCTAAATTTTAGTATAGCTTGTAAGCTCTATATCTTTACTGAACAACTTTTGAATTTGATCCAAAGAAAGTCTAACCTAAATATTATACAAACGAAAAAAGCTCTTCAAAAAATGAAGAGCTTTTCGCGGTCTGGACGGGACTCGAACCCGCGACCTCCTGCGTGACAGGCAGGCATTCTAACCAGCTGAACTACCAAACCGTTGCTTTTAGCGGTTGCAAATATAACACACATTTTTAGATATGCAAACATTAATTTAAAAATTATTTAAAATTTTTTCTTTGTAATAAATATGCAGTTAAAATTTCGTTGAATCCTTTGTGTATATCTACAGGAACATAATCGATTTTATATTGTAAACATTTGTTTTTTAATTCTTTAAAATAAGTAGTAATTAATTCATTATATTTTTGTTGAACATTTTCAGAAAACACATTTATTTCTTCACCAGTTTCTACATCTACAAATTTTTTAGGTGCATTATCAAAATTAAAGTCTAATTCCGTTTTTCCATCATAAGTATGAAACAAAACTACTTCATGTTTGTTATATTTTAAATGACGTAAAGCCTCAAAAAGTACTTCGTCTTCTTTTGAAGTCTGAAACATATCCGTAAACAAAAAGATTAAAGAGCGTCTGTGCATCTTTTCCGCTATTTCATGCAAGTATTGGTAGGTTTCTGTGGCACTTTTAGAATTAGTGACTAATAATTGCTCTAATTGATGCAACAACATATTTCTATGACGATCACTCCCTTTTTCTGGAGCATAATATTCGTAAGAATCTGAATAAATACTTAAACCAACAGCATCTCTTTGTCGTTTTAAAATTTCCATTAAAGAAGCAGCTGCAACAGCAGAAAAACCAACCTTGTTTAAATTATCTATCGTTTGTTTTTTTAATATTGGATAATTCATCGAAGCAGAATTATCAATAATAATATGACAGCGTAAATTGGTTTCTTCTTCGTACTTTTTAGTGTATAATTTTTCAGTTTTAGCAAATAACTTCCAATCTATATGACGTGTACTTTCGCCTTTATTATACAATTTATGTTCAGAAAATTCCACTGAAAACCCGTGAAAAGGGCTCTTATGAATCCCTGTTATAAACCCTTCTACTACTTGTTTTGCAAGAATATCTAAATTTTTAATTTCCGATGATTTTACTTCTGATACATTCATTATTTTTTGATGTTTTGTGCTCTTTTTAAATCGTCTGTTGTTTGCTGTAATTTCTTAAGCAAAATAGGATTATAAGCAGGGTTCTCAGTTAAAAATCCCTCTAAAATAATAGTAGCTTCTTTTGATGAATAATTACCAATAGAACTCGCCAACCATCCTTTTGGAAAGAAAATATCTCCTGTAAGTTGCACTTCTTCTAAAGTTGATAAAATCGATTTTAAATGTTTTGTTGATGTTTTATGCCTTAATGGATGATGAATATAATTCAAAGCTGTTTGTACCCAAGATTCTTTTTCTCTGTTTTCTTTTTGTAAAAGTGATGTCATAAAACGATCTCTTACATTTTCATCCGAAGAAAGAGAAGGCAACAACCATTTAAAACGCTCTAATTGATCTGGATTTGAAATTCTACTTTGTTGTTCTTCTACTATCTCTTTTGCTTTTGGATGTTGATAAATTGCCAATTTCATTGCCAAAGAAGTATAATCGTTTTCGTTTAAAAATAGATTTTCAATTTTTTTATCCTTTTTCCAAATTTGATAAAGATTCTCATAACCCTTTGGATTAAAAGCTATTGAGCTATATAGACTAAAAAGTGTTTTTTTTATGTTTGACGATAAATTTTCATTCAACAAATCAGAAATTTCTTTCTCTATTTTAATTTGAGCAAAATATCGTTCTTCATCATTTAAGAAAGTCCAAAAAATATGTTGAATTCTGGCTGATAGATAATTTGTAATTAATTCATTTTTTTCAATTTTAATGGCATTCAGAAGTTCTTTATACGTTTCTAAAGGAGTAACTTTTCCAATCAACATATTTTCATACAAATTGATAAATTGATATCCTCTTGAAACCTCTTGATTAATTTCTTTAAAGGAACTAATTATATTTTTATCAATAGGAAAAACACCATAACCAAAAGCGTTCGTATTGTATAAAACATGAACAGGCTTAAAATCTTTTACAAAAGGTAAAACATCAAAAGTCTTGCCCATATTTGATATTTCAACTTCTTTTAAGCTTCCTTTTTCGTCTATCAATAGAATTTTAAAAGATTGCGTCCAAATTTTATCTGAACCATCTTCTGCTTTTTGATAAAGTAAAAATTTAATAATATTTCCTGTTTCATCATAATCAATATCTTCTGTAAAAATTGGTCTTCCTGAGGAATTTACCCAAACTTCAGACCATTTTTTTATATCTTCTGATGAATTTTTATCTAATATTGAAACTAATTCTGTCCAATCTGCATTTGAGTTTTGATAGGTTTTTATATATTCTTGAATGCCTTTTTGAAACGCTGCTTCACCCAACAAATATTCCAATTGACGCATCATAATGGGTGCTTTGTTATAGATAATTCTACCATATAAAGAACCTGCATTTTTCAAATTATCTAAGTTTTGACGAATAGGATTGGTGCCTTTTGTTCTGTCTTCTGAATACGCACTTGGATAATGTGTCATCATAAAACTCAACCTATGATTAATTTCTGGGTATACAGGATTCACAATTTTATCTGCCATAAAATTGGCAAAAACCTCTTTCATCCAAACATCATTAAACCATTTCATAGTTACCAAATCGCCAAACCACATATGTGATGTTTCATGTGCAATTAACTTTGCTCTGCTTAATTTTTGTGTTTGTGTAGCATTTTTATCTAAAAATAATGAAGATTCTCTGTATTGAATTGCACCCACATGTTCCATTCCTCCATATTGAAAAGGTGGAATTGCAGCAAAATCCATTTTTTGAAAAGGGAATTTTACAGCTGTATAACTCTCTAAAAAATCAATTGAATTTTGATGGATTTTAAAAACCTCATCTACACTTTCTTTTATTTTTTCTTCGTTATTTTCTCTGTATAAAAAACGCATATCAAAACTACCAGGATTTTTAGTTTGCTCCGTAAATTTACCGGCCACAAAAGAAAATAAATAGGTGCTCATTAAATCCGTAGTTTTAAAAGAATGCTCTATAAAACCATCAATTTCTAAAGCACTTTCTTCAAAACCACCTGCCAAAACTTTCCAATCTTTTGGCGCTATTATTTTTAAATTATAATTCGCTTTTATATCTGGCTGATCAAAAGAAGGAAACAAGGTGCTTGCTCTATCTGGAACTAACAATGTGTACAAAAAATCGCCATTTCTGTTAAGTGAAGTTTCGCCAGCATCAAATAAAATTTTAATTTTATTAGTTCCTAAAATCAATTTTGTTTTATCAATTATAATGTGCTCTTTTTGATGGTTAATCGTTGATTTTTCATCATTTATATTGATGGATTCTAGCTTTGAAGTTGCTGCATTAAAATCTAAAAAAAGATCATTTTGTAGATCATTTACTCTAAAATTTAGCTGTAAACTAGATGGAATTGGACTTGTTTTTTCTATCGGAATTTTAAAATGCAAGTTGTAAACAACATCTGATATTTGTTGCTTTCTATAGGTTGCTAATTCGTGGGAAATCCCTGTTTCTAAAGTTAGTTGTTCTTGTTTTTTATCACAAGAAAAAAGTAAGAAGACAGAAATTATAAGTAGGTAATTTTTCATGAATCTAAATTTAATTTACAAAAATATCTGCAATACAAACTTTAAGATTCCGCTAAAAAGCGGGATTATTTGAACTAACAATTTTGATTTTATAGCTTCTGTTTATTTTAAATAGCTAATTTAAAATAAACTTCACAATTTAAACTGTAAGATCCCGCTTTTCAGCGGGATTAGTTCAACTTACAATTTTTAATGCGTTGTTGTGCAACTTTTAAAAATTGAGTTTCACTAAAATAGAAAAAGGTTTGACGCTAGCCAAACCTTTATGAATTTATAAATTATAAATTGATACTAAATTGCAGCATCAATTTTTTCTGAATAAGTTTTTTTAGGAGCAACACCTACTTGTTTATCAACAACTTCTCCGTTTTTAAAAATTAATACAGTTGGTATATTTCTAACTCCGTATTTTGCCGCAAACTCTTGATTTGCATCAACATCTACTTTACCAACAACAGCTTTTCCTTCATACTCAGTATGCAGTTCATCTACAATTGGTCCAACCATTCTACAAGGTCCACACCAAGCAGCCCAAAAGTCTACTAAAACTGGTTTGTCTGATTTTAATACTATTTCGTCAAAATTTGCATCTGTAATTTCTAAAGCCATCTTATATATTTTTAAATTGTTATTATAAATGTGATAAACAAAAATAGTCTTTTTATGAGTTGTTGGTGGTTAAAAAAATTGCTTTTTACTATTTATGTATCAATTGTGCTTATGCTTACAAGTAAAAAAGTTAGACACTAACTTCACCAAATACCACTAATTCTTTTAAAAACATCAATATTGTAATCAACATATTTTTTTGTAATTAGTAAAATATGTATCTCATTTTCTTAAAACAATTCTTTAGCAATCGACTGAATATTATCGCTTTTACCCATAGAATAATAATGTAAAACTGGCACACCAGCAGCCAATAATTCTTTAGATTGTTGAATAGCAAATTCAATACCCACTTTACGAACATCCTTATTTGTCTTGCAACTTTCTACAGCATTTATCAATTGTTCAGGAATATCAATTCTAAAAACTTGAGGTAACAATTGCAAATGACGTTTTACAGCCAAAGGTTTAATTCCTGGAATAATTGGCACATTTATACCAATTTCTTTTGCTGCTT
The DNA window shown above is from Polaribacter sp. Hel_I_88 and carries:
- the trxA gene encoding thioredoxin encodes the protein MALEITDANFDEIVLKSDKPVLVDFWAAWCGPCRMVGPIVDELHTEYEGKAVVGKVDVDANQEFAAKYGVRNIPTVLIFKNGEVVDKQVGVAPKKTYSEKIDAAI
- a CDS encoding transposase, translating into MYSQKKDKTSALTRLAKWDEKVRQAQFKSFNSIARTMSIHYKNILNYFDNRSTNASAESFNAKIKAFRAQFRGVRNIEFFLFRLTNIYA
- a CDS encoding M1 family aminopeptidase translates to MKNYLLIISVFLLFSCDKKQEQLTLETGISHELATYRKQQISDVVYNLHFKIPIEKTSPIPSSLQLNFRVNDLQNDLFLDFNAATSKLESININDEKSTINHQKEHIIIDKTKLILGTNKIKILFDAGETSLNRNGDFLYTLLVPDRASTLFPSFDQPDIKANYNLKIIAPKDWKVLAGGFEESALEIDGFIEHSFKTTDLMSTYLFSFVAGKFTEQTKNPGSFDMRFLYRENNEEKIKESVDEVFKIHQNSIDFLESYTAVKFPFQKMDFAAIPPFQYGGMEHVGAIQYRESSLFLDKNATQTQKLSRAKLIAHETSHMWFGDLVTMKWFNDVWMKEVFANFMADKIVNPVYPEINHRLSFMMTHYPSAYSEDRTKGTNPIRQNLDNLKNAGSLYGRIIYNKAPIMMRQLEYLLGEAAFQKGIQEYIKTYQNSNADWTELVSILDKNSSEDIKKWSEVWVNSSGRPIFTEDIDYDETGNIIKFLLYQKAEDGSDKIWTQSFKILLIDEKGSLKEVEISNMGKTFDVLPFVKDFKPVHVLYNTNAFGYGVFPIDKNIISSFKEINQEVSRGYQFINLYENMLIGKVTPLETYKELLNAIKIEKNELITNYLSARIQHIFWTFLNDEERYFAQIKIEKEISDLLNENLSSNIKKTLFSLYSSIAFNPKGYENLYQIWKKDKKIENLFLNENDYTSLAMKLAIYQHPKAKEIVEEQQSRISNPDQLERFKWLLPSLSSDENVRDRFMTSLLQKENREKESWVQTALNYIHHPLRHKTSTKHLKSILSTLEEVQLTGDIFFPKGWLASSIGNYSSKEATIILEGFLTENPAYNPILLKKLQQTTDDLKRAQNIKK
- a CDS encoding DUF58 domain-containing protein is translated as MNVSEVKSSEIKNLDILAKQVVEGFITGIHKSPFHGFSVEFSEHKLYNKGESTRHIDWKLFAKTEKLYTKKYEEETNLRCHIIIDNSASMNYPILKKQTIDNLNKVGFSAVAAASLMEILKRQRDAVGLSIYSDSYEYYAPEKGSDRHRNMLLHQLEQLLVTNSKSATETYQYLHEIAEKMHRRSLIFLFTDMFQTSKEDEVLFEALRHLKYNKHEVVLFHTYDGKTELDFNFDNAPKKFVDVETGEEINVFSENVQQKYNELITTYFKELKNKCLQYKIDYVPVDIHKGFNEILTAYLLQRKNFK